In one window of Arachis ipaensis cultivar K30076 chromosome B06, Araip1.1, whole genome shotgun sequence DNA:
- the LOC110263313 gene encoding uncharacterized protein LOC110263313 — protein MQLRGKQILVTEEAIEDIIHFQPKIDDTDGYQKADESIRFMSFDLDAVRHTVAIDPNVPWALRKLKITPQGIKIIYLNDKARLWQQILSNYVMPSTHESEVPATMIILIWCVMEGKDLYLPRFIKKYMSRVHVRGTLPFPYLITQMARRAEVPWEPEDERPPIADCKKIIPHDKRFGPLGHKPPTITTSTDAATSSAAPAAPPASAAPSSASQPVYHLVHRLFEHLDQMEHRNQRHYE, from the exons A TGCAGcttagaggaaagcagatttTAGTCACTGAGGAGGCGATAGAGGATATCATCCACTTCCAGCCTAAAATAGATGATacagatggttatcagaaggcCGATGAGTCTATTCGATTCATGAGTTTTGACTTGGATGCTGTCAGGCATACCGTAGCCATTGATCCTAATGTTCCATGGGCTTTGAGAAAGTTAAAGATCACTCCACAAGGTATCAAGATTATCTATCTCAATGATAAGGCTAGACTGTGGCAACAGAtactgagtaattatgtgatgcctaGTACTCATGAGTCAGAAGTGCCAGCTACCATGATCATCCTTATTTGGTGCGTCATGGAAGGAAAAGACCTATACCTTCCACGGTTCATCAAAAAGTACATGTCTAGAgttcatgtcagaggcaccctgccttttccttatttgatcaccCAGATGGCTCGTCGAGCTGAGGTGCCTTGGGAGCCAGAGGATGAGAGACCACCGATtgccgactgcaagaagattattccGCACGACAAGCGGTTTGGACCTCTAGGCCACAAACCACCTACTATCACTACCTCTACTGATGCAGCCACATCCTCAGCAGCACCTGCAGCACCACCTGCTTCTGCAGCACCGTCATCTGCCTCTCAGCCAGTCTACCATCTTGTACACCGCCTTTTTGAGCaccttgatcagatggagcaccgcaatCAGCGGCATTATGAGTAG